The genome window AAAGCCGAGGATGCTCTTGGCGAACAATTCAATATTCGTGATTTCCATGATATTGTTCTTGGCAACGGATCGATTCCTTTGGATTTACTCGAAGAAAATGTGAATCAGCATATTTCTTCAATCTTGGATGTTGAAGGGTAATCGGCTAAATTTGGCGCTTCTATGAAAAGACAACTGCTCATTTTACTCCTGATTAATACAGGAATTTTTGCATCCGAACCGACGCATTTTACGCTCGATAACGGTCTCAAAGTGATTGTCATGGAAAAACATTCCATTCCTGTCGCTGCTGTGCAAGTCTGGTACGATGTTGGCAGTCATGATGAATGGGATGGTATCCGGGGTACGGCCCATTTGTTTGAGCATATGATGTTTCGTGGAACAGAAAATTATGAATCTGAAGAGCACGCCCGCTTAATCAATGAAGCTGGAGGCTACAACAATGCTTTCACGTCTGATGATGTTACGGTGTATCACGAACGCCTTCCCTCCGGAAAGCTTGAACTTGCTTTAAAGCTTGAGGCAGAGCGCATGCATCTTTTAAAACTGAATGAAGATATTCTCGCAACGGAGCGCGAAGTGGTGCATGAGGAATATCGTCAGAGAAACGCAAATCCAATTGGAAAGCTGTTTCTCAAATTCCGTGGAGAAATGTACCCCGAGAAACATCCGTATGCCGTAACGCCAATTGGAATTATGGATCAGCTAGATACGGTTTCAGTCAAAACATGTCAGACGTTTTACGACATGCATTACGGTCCAGAGAATGCAACACTTGTCATTGTGGGTGATGTAGATCTCGAAAAAACTAAGGTGTTGGTGAATCAATATTTTGGTGTAGTCCGCCCATTGGGAACGCTTCCCGAAAACCCCGATTTATCCATACCAACGCAAACAGAGAAAGTTGTACTGAATGAAGAATCGTCTTTCGATCTTCCGGTCACTCTTATGGGTTTTCCTGTCCCGGGATCGGCTCATGACGATATCGCCGCGTTAGATGTTCTCAGCTACATAATGTCTAATGGACAAAGTTCCCGCTTAAATCAGGTTCTTGTTCGGGAAAAGCAACTGGCTTTGGGCGCCGGTGGATTTCCGATGTCCATGAAAGGTCCGGGAATTTTTATCTATTTCTCATTCTATTTTCCGCAAGTCAGTTCCGCTACAATTGAAAAGGCGATTATGGATATTGTTCAGGATATTCGAGAAAACGGGGTAGCGGTTGCCGAGCTCAGCAAGGCGAGAAAACAAATGCTTGCCGGGAAAGTGTTTGAAAGATATTCTGCAAATTCGCTTGCAAGCTCCCTTGGAAATGCTGAATTGGTCATGGGTGATTATCGAGAATTCAATACAGAAATTGAACGATTTAATGCTGTAACTGCAGATGATGTACAGCGTGTTGCAAATGCCTATTTCACAGAAGAGAAAATGACAATAATGCACATCCAGCCGGAAAACTTGTCTTTCCTCAAGAAATGCATGTTCTGGGTTGCCGGACTGTTTATGTAAGCCATGAAAAATTTCATAATAAATCTGATGGTATTTTTGGGAATAGTATTTGCCCAAGCGCCGATTATAGATTATCCGGAATTTGAAACATTCACAATGCCGAACGGTCTCAAGGTCATGATTGCCGAACACCATGAAAACCCTGCCGTATTTATGAATATGATGATTGAAGTCGGTTCCATGGATGTTGCTGTTGGGAAGGAAGGACTTGCAGGCATTATGTCTGAGCTTGTTCCAAAGGGAACAAAAGATCACACAGCAGATGAAATTTCAGAATTAATTGATGCAACCGGGGGGAGTTTGAATGCCGGAATCGGGCTGGAATACACAAATGTTTCGGGAAGATTTTTGGCAGAAGACCTTGAATTTGGATTGAATATGATGGCGGAATTGATTCAGCACGCCACATTTCCTGAAACGGAATTCAAATTGACCATGAAGCAGAATAAAGAAGGAATCAAAACCTGGTATTCCGATCCGTCTTCTGTGGCATCAGCGCACGGGGATTATTTGCTTTTGGGTGAAACGCCCATGGGAAGAATGACTACGGAACAAACGTTAAAATCTATTTCACTTAATGATGTAAAAGAATTCTACAAGAATATCCGCCCGGATATTTCAACATTGGTGCTGATTGGTGATTTTGAAACAGCAACGGCTAAATCGCTGATTGAATCTTCGCTTGGAAGTTGGACTGTTGATGGAAGTCCGATGCATCGCGCTGGATTTGCTTACGAAGATATCAATGGGCTCAAGTTTCGGTTCGTGGATAATCCGGAATTAGAGCAAGCTACAATTTATATGCTTCAGTGGGGATTGCCCCGTACGCATGAAGACCGCTATGCTATTAAGCTAGCGAATTACATTTTTGGAGGCGGTGCATTTTCTTCTCGTTTAATGAAAGTGGTGCGCGGAGAAGGTGGAAAAACTTACGGCGTTCGGAGTTGGGCATCGTCTAGAATGGATTATGGAGCCTTTGGGATAAGTACTTCAACAAGAAACCCTGAAGTGGTTAATACATATCAATTGATTATGAGTGAGCTCAAGCAACTACGAGATGAGGGCGTGACAGACGACGAATTACAGAAGGCAAAGTTATTTTACACCGGATCTCAACCGCTTAGTCTGGAATCACCCGGTGCTATTGCAGTTAGTGTTTTGTCTGCACTTTATTACGGATTTACCATTGAAGATTTGGAAACATCTCTAGTCAAATTAAATGCGGTCACATTAGATGAAGTAAACGCAGCTATAAAAAACCATTATGATGAAGCGAACAGAGTCCTTGTTATTGTGGGCAACGGCGGTGAAATAAAACCGTTGATTCAGCCGATTGGATCATTCGAAGAATCCTTTTATAAAGACGACGTTCACTAGAAAATAATTCGCTTTTCATTTGCAGTACGGAACCGTAAAAGAATACAATAATTCAAAAGGATTCGGATTTATAACCGGTGACGATGGCGAGGATTATTTTGTGCATGTTTCCGGATTGGGGCCCAGAGTGAAAGATCGGGGGTTACGCCAAGATCAACGCGTTGGCTTTGATGTAGATTTTGATATGAAAGGCGACCGAGCAATAAATGTAACATCGGTCTAAAATCCGGGAATAGAATTATTGGGCCACGTATCCATTACTTGCCAAGAAGCCACAACCGTCATGGCAGATGTGCTAAATAGGCCTAATTTGAAATATGTGGAGTCCACTTATGAAGATACAAAAAATGCAATTATTCAATATCGGGGTGCGTCAGAAAATTATACGGATGATTTAATTAATATGTATAAAGCTTACAATGAAGGTATTTTAGTCCCAGAACATCCCCGGACTTTCGAAAATACTACAGCCACCAGTTTTAGAGATTTTGCTGAATCATCTTTAGCAATTTTAAAAGTATTATCTATTAGAAATGAAAATAATATTTGCATCACTAACTTTTTTTGTTTAATATTGGTTAGTGAATATTAACAAACAAATAAACATTTCAACATTTTGAACGAATACACCGATAGACAAAACCAAATCATTCAGGAATCGATCCAACTGATTGCAGACAAAGGTATTCAGGGTTTGACCATAAAGAATATTTCAAAAGCGATTGGAATATCTGAACCTGCTATTTATCGACATTTTGA of Candidatus Neomarinimicrobiota bacterium contains these proteins:
- a CDS encoding insulinase family protein; the encoded protein is MKNFIINLMVFLGIVFAQAPIIDYPEFETFTMPNGLKVMIAEHHENPAVFMNMMIEVGSMDVAVGKEGLAGIMSELVPKGTKDHTADEISELIDATGGSLNAGIGLEYTNVSGRFLAEDLEFGLNMMAELIQHATFPETEFKLTMKQNKEGIKTWYSDPSSVASAHGDYLLLGETPMGRMTTEQTLKSISLNDVKEFYKNIRPDISTLVLIGDFETATAKSLIESSLGSWTVDGSPMHRAGFAYEDINGLKFRFVDNPELEQATIYMLQWGLPRTHEDRYAIKLANYIFGGGAFSSRLMKVVRGEGGKTYGVRSWASSRMDYGAFGISTSTRNPEVVNTYQLIMSELKQLRDEGVTDDELQKAKLFYTGSQPLSLESPGAIAVSVLSALYYGFTIEDLETSLVKLNAVTLDEVNAAIKNHYDEANRVLVIVGNGGEIKPLIQPIGSFEESFYKDDVH
- a CDS encoding insulinase family protein, producing MKRQLLILLLINTGIFASEPTHFTLDNGLKVIVMEKHSIPVAAVQVWYDVGSHDEWDGIRGTAHLFEHMMFRGTENYESEEHARLINEAGGYNNAFTSDDVTVYHERLPSGKLELALKLEAERMHLLKLNEDILATEREVVHEEYRQRNANPIGKLFLKFRGEMYPEKHPYAVTPIGIMDQLDTVSVKTCQTFYDMHYGPENATLVIVGDVDLEKTKVLVNQYFGVVRPLGTLPENPDLSIPTQTEKVVLNEESSFDLPVTLMGFPVPGSAHDDIAALDVLSYIMSNGQSSRLNQVLVREKQLALGAGGFPMSMKGPGIFIYFSFYFPQVSSATIEKAIMDIVQDIRENGVAVAELSKARKQMLAGKVFERYSANSLASSLGNAELVMGDYREFNTEIERFNAVTADDVQRVANAYFTEEKMTIMHIQPENLSFLKKCMFWVAGLFM
- a CDS encoding cold-shock protein codes for the protein MQYGTVKEYNNSKGFGFITGDDGEDYFVHVSGLGPRVKDRGLRQDQRVGFDVDFDMKGDRAINVTSV